CATCTGCTGAAGCAGCCGGCGGATCAGAGCCGGCGGCTCGCCGACGCGCTGGTGACGCTCTCCGAGCGCGTGCACCCGTGTAGCCACTGCTTCAATCTGACGGAAGAGGAAGTCTGCTCGATCTGCCGCGACGTGCGCCGAGACGGGGCGGTGATCTGCGCGGTCGAGGACGCTTCCGATATCGGCGCGATCGAGCGGGCGGGCGAGTTTCGCGGACTGTATCACGTACTTGGCGGACGGCTTTCTCCGCTCGATGGCATCGGCCCGGACGACCTCACCATTCCCCAGCTCGAGCATCGCGTCTCAGGCGGAGCGGTGCGCGAAGTGATAATCGCGACCAATCCGAGCATTGAGGGCGAGGCCACGGCGTTGTACGTTCAGCGCAAGTTGTCACCATACCAGCTCACCGTCACGCGCATCGCGCGCGGGCTGCCGGTGGGTGGAGACCTCGAGTATGCGGACGGAGTAACGATTGCGCAGGCACTTTCCGCACGGCGGGCGATGTGATCGCGCCCCGTAATCGCCAGTTGGCGGCGCTCGGCTTCCTCGGTGGCGTCGCCTGCGGCGCGCTGGCCTGGAGCCATCTCCAACGCCAGTACCGGCGCGACCTTTTCAGCAGCCATCCGCTGCGGCGCTTCGCCGCGCTGAGCTATCTGCGCACCCGTCCGTCAATGGGCACCGTGCGACTGCTGCGCGAGTACATCGCGTGGGAGCGCTCCCCGGTTCTCCGCGACCGCGGAGTGAAGCTGATGCGCCGCGCCGAATCGACGCTCTCGTAAATCGTGACAAGTCCCGGCGCCGCCACCTGGTCTTTTGATGAAGAGGACCTTGCCGCTCTCACGCGGACGGTAGATCGCTTCCTGACCGAGACCGGCGCGCATTCCGCGCTGATCGCCGACCGCGCGGGACAGCTCGTTGCGACGATGGGACAGCCCATGTCGTTCGACCCGACGGTGTTCGCCACGCTGACGGCGGCGGATTTCAGCGCCAACGATCAGCTCGCGCGGCTCATCGGCGAGACCGATTTCACCACGCTGTTCCATCAGGGCGAGAAGGAATCCATATACGTGGCCGACGTCGCGCGCCGACTGATCCTCGTGACTCTGTTCGACAATCGAACCCCGATCGGGCTCGTGCGACTGAAGATGAAACCTGTCGTCGAGGAATTGACCGCAAACCTCGACCGCGCCTTCGTGCGCGCGAGAGAGAGCGGCACGACTCGACCCAATATCCTCGCCGGCGCCGCCGACGAGATCGACGAGTTGTTCAACTGGTAAGGAGATAAGAACTGCGATGTCGATGATCAACTACGCGGCGCGC
The sequence above is drawn from the Gemmatimonadaceae bacterium genome and encodes:
- the recR gene encoding recombination mediator RecR — translated: MSAIDALASELAKLPGIGRKTALRLTYHLLKQPADQSRRLADALVTLSERVHPCSHCFNLTEEEVCSICRDVRRDGAVICAVEDASDIGAIERAGEFRGLYHVLGGRLSPLDGIGPDDLTIPQLEHRVSGGAVREVIIATNPSIEGEATALYVQRKLSPYQLTVTRIARGLPVGGDLEYADGVTIAQALSARRAM
- a CDS encoding roadblock/LC7 domain-containing protein, giving the protein MTSPGAATWSFDEEDLAALTRTVDRFLTETGAHSALIADRAGQLVATMGQPMSFDPTVFATLTAADFSANDQLARLIGETDFTTLFHQGEKESIYVADVARRLILVTLFDNRTPIGLVRLKMKPVVEELTANLDRAFVRARESGTTRPNILAGAADEIDELFNW